In Chitinophaga nivalis, a single genomic region encodes these proteins:
- a CDS encoding helix-turn-helix domain-containing protein — translation MKSKVYKPHPALQDFVSCISIYGADFTQPAALSNIYRFVPAYQRYIIFYLEDPISVLKQGGDSFETKAPCVTIGPQEQAVTLDMGRKHLALCIAFKASGLFRLLKIPMTEMFEKDFDTQLLLGNQIPEIYERLKAAADWDHMIRIVEQYLLKMVDDLKPSLPVDMALHELVKNNGAISMDELASLSCLSLRQFERKCQERLGMPPKQYARLIRFCKAYQLKEQFPDKTWTEIAYKSGYYDQMHFIRDFKKFAGITPSFIHEEDLISTIRLHSVME, via the coding sequence ATGAAGTCAAAAGTCTACAAACCACATCCTGCATTACAGGACTTTGTGAGTTGCATCAGTATCTATGGCGCAGATTTTACCCAACCTGCCGCACTTTCCAATATTTACCGCTTTGTACCCGCCTACCAGCGTTATATTATTTTTTATCTGGAAGATCCCATTTCCGTATTAAAACAGGGGGGCGACAGCTTTGAAACAAAAGCTCCCTGCGTCACCATTGGCCCGCAGGAGCAGGCAGTTACCCTCGATATGGGCCGCAAACACCTGGCACTGTGTATTGCGTTTAAAGCCAGTGGTTTATTCCGGTTGCTTAAAATACCCATGACAGAAATGTTTGAAAAGGATTTTGATACCCAGCTGCTGCTGGGCAATCAGATCCCGGAAATTTATGAGCGCCTCAAAGCAGCTGCCGACTGGGATCATATGATCCGCATTGTAGAGCAATACCTCCTGAAAATGGTGGATGATCTCAAACCATCCTTACCGGTAGATATGGCCCTGCATGAACTGGTGAAAAACAATGGCGCCATTAGTATGGACGAACTGGCAAGCTTGTCCTGCCTGAGCCTCCGCCAGTTTGAAAGGAAATGCCAGGAGCGCCTGGGGATGCCGCCTAAACAATATGCCCGCCTGATCCGGTTCTGCAAAGCCTATCAGCTGAAAGAACAGTTCCCGGATAAAACCTGGACTGAAATCGCTTATAAAAGCGGGTATTATGACCAGATGCACTTCATCCGCGATTTTAAAAAGTTTGCAGGTATTACCCCTTCGTTTATTCATGAAGAAGACCTCATTTCCACCATTCGTTTGCATAGCGTAATGGAATAA